A portion of the Bifidobacterium sp. ESL0800 genome contains these proteins:
- a CDS encoding F0F1 ATP synthase subunit delta, which yields MRGEASLSADRTSRDSLAPKLRDKGTGAWRIGEELFVVTNLLDHDARVERSLTDPSRPTADKKALINAILADQADPLTVDILDDLVSRNWSRVRDIANAVEDFAVDAMMYYADATDCTLTVSIELAEMRSALLKMSVLRSKLSDEFAPAKARLDLLHTVFEGSKLNRVTMRLAEHAVANPRHRRFLVTLEWLIAKFTRHMGQSMVTVTTATPLNQTQIKRLAAIYSSRLGRPVHINSSVDPSVLGGMRVQIGADVTDNTVAAQLLQLRRKVSTEM from the coding sequence ATGCGAGGAGAAGCGTCACTCAGCGCTGATCGCACTTCGCGCGATTCTCTGGCTCCGAAATTGCGGGACAAGGGGACGGGCGCGTGGAGAATCGGCGAGGAGCTGTTCGTCGTCACCAATCTGCTCGACCATGACGCCCGGGTGGAGCGTTCACTTACCGATCCTTCTCGGCCCACCGCCGACAAGAAGGCGTTGATCAATGCGATTCTTGCCGACCAGGCCGATCCTTTGACGGTGGATATTCTCGACGATCTGGTCTCGCGTAATTGGAGCCGGGTCAGAGATATCGCCAACGCCGTTGAGGATTTTGCCGTTGACGCAATGATGTATTACGCCGATGCGACCGATTGTACTTTAACGGTCTCCATCGAATTGGCGGAAATGCGTTCCGCGTTGCTCAAGATGTCGGTGCTGCGTTCCAAACTTTCCGACGAATTTGCACCGGCCAAGGCGCGTCTGGACCTCCTTCACACGGTTTTCGAGGGCTCGAAGCTCAACAGGGTGACCATGAGGTTGGCCGAACATGCCGTTGCCAATCCGCGTCATCGTCGTTTCCTTGTGACTCTTGAGTGGCTTATCGCCAAGTTCACCCGTCATATGGGGCAATCGATGGTTACCGTCACCACGGCCACGCCGTTGAACCAGACCCAGATCAAGCGGCTCGCCGCAATCTACTCGTCCAGGCTTGGCCGCCCGGTGCATATCAATTCATCGGTCGACCCCTCGGTTTTGGGCGGGATGCGTGTGCAGATCGGGGCGGACGTCACGGACAACACCGTTGCCGCCCAGCTGTTGCAGCTGCGACGAAAAGTGAGTACGGAGATGTGA
- the atpA gene encoding F0F1 ATP synthase subunit alpha: MAELTIDPANVRKALDDFVDSYKPSDTPTQEVGYVATAGDGIAHVTGLPGCMANELLTFEDGTLGLAFNLDPREIGVVILGDFAGVEEGQEVRRTGEVLSVPVGDGYLGRTVDPLGKPIDGLGEIKSEGRRILEAQAPDVMHRQPVVEPLSTGLKAIDAMTPIGRGQRQLIIGDRQTGKTAIAIDAILNQKSNWESGDPKKQVRCIYVAVGQKGSTIASVRQSLEEAGAMEYTTIVASPASDSAGFKYIAPYTGSAIGQHWMYHGKHVLIVFDDLSKQAEAYRSISLLLRRPPGREAYPGDVFYLHSRLLERCAKLSDDLGGGSMTGLPIVETKANDVSAYIPTNVISITDGQIFLQSDLFNANQRPAVDVGISVSRVGGAAQTKALKKVSGTLKISLAQYRSLQSFAMFASDLDAASKAQLTRGARLTELLKQPQFSPYSMEQEVVSVWAGTHGKLDDLEIADVLPFEHGLLGYLEHNTDILKTIRDTENFTDDTEKALDEAVEKYRENYVTKAGKPLVVKSPVATTATKIEQEKIVAGDK, translated from the coding sequence ATGGCAGAACTTACCATTGATCCTGCGAATGTGCGAAAGGCCCTCGACGATTTCGTCGATTCGTACAAGCCCAGCGACACTCCCACCCAAGAGGTGGGCTATGTCGCGACGGCCGGCGATGGCATCGCACACGTAACGGGACTGCCTGGTTGCATGGCCAACGAGCTGCTGACGTTCGAAGACGGCACGCTCGGCCTGGCTTTCAACCTTGATCCCCGTGAGATCGGCGTGGTTATCCTCGGCGACTTCGCAGGTGTCGAGGAAGGCCAGGAGGTACGGCGCACCGGAGAGGTGCTGTCCGTGCCGGTCGGCGACGGCTACCTCGGGCGTACGGTTGACCCTCTGGGCAAACCGATCGATGGCTTGGGTGAAATCAAAAGCGAAGGCCGCAGAATTCTCGAGGCGCAGGCCCCGGACGTGATGCATCGTCAACCCGTTGTGGAACCGCTTTCCACGGGGTTGAAGGCCATTGACGCGATGACACCGATCGGCCGTGGTCAGCGCCAGCTCATCATCGGCGATCGCCAGACCGGCAAGACGGCCATCGCGATCGATGCGATTTTGAACCAGAAGAGCAACTGGGAGAGCGGCGACCCGAAGAAGCAGGTGCGCTGCATTTATGTGGCCGTCGGCCAGAAGGGCTCCACGATCGCCTCCGTGCGTCAGAGCCTTGAAGAGGCGGGCGCGATGGAATATACGACCATCGTGGCTTCCCCGGCTTCCGATTCCGCAGGTTTCAAGTACATCGCCCCTTACACCGGTTCGGCCATCGGCCAGCACTGGATGTATCACGGCAAGCACGTCCTCATCGTCTTCGACGACCTGTCGAAGCAGGCCGAGGCCTACCGTTCGATTTCCCTGCTGCTGCGTCGCCCGCCGGGGCGCGAGGCCTACCCGGGAGACGTCTTCTATCTGCATTCCCGTCTGCTCGAACGTTGCGCCAAGCTCTCCGATGATCTTGGCGGCGGTTCGATGACCGGTCTGCCGATTGTGGAGACGAAGGCGAACGATGTGTCCGCCTACATCCCGACGAACGTCATCTCGATCACCGACGGCCAGATCTTCCTGCAGTCCGACCTGTTCAATGCCAACCAGCGCCCCGCAGTGGACGTCGGCATCTCGGTCTCCCGCGTCGGTGGCGCGGCCCAGACCAAGGCGTTGAAGAAGGTTTCCGGCACGCTCAAGATCTCGCTGGCGCAGTACCGCTCGTTGCAGTCCTTCGCGATGTTCGCCTCCGACCTGGATGCGGCTTCCAAGGCGCAGCTGACGCGTGGCGCGCGCCTGACCGAGCTGTTGAAGCAGCCTCAGTTCTCGCCGTATTCGATGGAGCAGGAGGTCGTCTCCGTGTGGGCCGGCACCCACGGCAAGCTCGATGATCTCGAGATCGCCGACGTGCTGCCGTTCGAGCATGGCCTGTTGGGCTATCTTGAGCACAACACCGATATCTTGAAGACGATCCGCGACACCGAGAACTTCACCGATGACACGGAGAAGGCTTTGGATGAAGCTGTCGAGAAATACCGTGAGAACTATGTGACCAAGGCTGGCAAGCCGTTGGTCGTAAAGTCGCCGGTTGCCACCACTGCCACCAAGATTGAGCAGGAAAAGATTGTGGCGGGTGATAAGTAA
- a CDS encoding F0F1 ATP synthase subunit gamma, protein MASQLGLKSRITSTTSLGKIFNAQEMIASSHIAKARSVALNAKPYSDAIFDAVQALAAHTDIDHPIVKSTEHNPRVAVLALTSDRGMAGAYTSSIIRETESLLARLDEAGKQPLLYVYGRRGVSYYQYRNRQIAATWEGNTDQPGAETAREIANRLLDDYMKTAAQGGVSELYIVFTEFVNMVVQKVRVLRMLPVELVRNGDNQADVNITAEPDAKTESGQSDSSAATTGGDVTAVAKSDQMSPLYTFEPNIDKVLDAILPKYVQSRIHECLLTAAASETASRQNAMHTATDNANNLIDTLTHQLNASRQASITQELTEIISSADALNKEEE, encoded by the coding sequence ATGGCTTCGCAACTCGGATTGAAATCACGCATCACCTCCACCACTTCGTTGGGCAAGATCTTCAACGCGCAGGAGATGATCGCTTCTTCGCATATCGCCAAGGCACGCTCTGTCGCGCTCAACGCGAAGCCATACAGCGACGCGATTTTCGATGCCGTCCAGGCGCTGGCCGCACATACCGATATTGATCATCCGATCGTCAAGTCCACGGAACACAACCCTCGGGTCGCCGTTCTCGCCTTGACGTCGGACCGCGGTATGGCCGGTGCCTATACCTCGTCGATCATCCGCGAGACGGAATCGTTGCTCGCTCGCCTCGACGAAGCGGGCAAGCAGCCTCTGCTGTACGTTTACGGTCGCCGTGGAGTTTCCTATTACCAATACCGCAATCGTCAGATCGCGGCGACATGGGAAGGCAACACCGACCAGCCGGGCGCCGAGACCGCCAGGGAAATCGCCAACCGGCTGTTGGACGACTATATGAAAACGGCTGCGCAGGGCGGTGTTTCCGAGCTGTATATCGTCTTCACGGAATTTGTGAACATGGTGGTGCAGAAGGTCCGTGTGCTGCGGATGCTGCCGGTCGAACTGGTCAGGAACGGCGACAATCAGGCAGATGTCAATATCACTGCCGAGCCCGACGCCAAAACCGAAAGCGGGCAGTCCGATTCCTCGGCGGCTACTACGGGCGGGGATGTGACAGCTGTAGCGAAAAGCGATCAGATGTCACCGCTCTACACGTTCGAGCCGAACATCGACAAGGTCTTGGATGCGATTCTGCCGAAGTACGTGCAGTCGCGTATCCATGAATGCCTGTTGACCGCGGCCGCCTCCGAGACGGCGAGCCGGCAGAACGCCATGCACACCGCGACAGACAACGCCAACAACCTGATCGATACCCTGACGCACCAGCTCAACGCTTCTCGCCAGGCTTCGATCACCCAGGAACTTACTGAGATAATCAGCAGCGCAGACGCGCTGAACAAAGAGGAAGAGTAG
- the atpD gene encoding F0F1 ATP synthase subunit beta → MAQNESTAQSSATSADKANDLNAGRVTRVQGSVIDAEFPAGHLPDIYNALKVKIGNEGDTEGETVKKITLEVEQQIGDSTVRAVALKPTDGLVRGATVTDTGGPIEVPVGDVTKGHVFDVTGNILNAKPDEHIEIKQRWSIHRNPPAFDQLESRTKMFETGIKVIDLLTPYVEGGKIGLFGGAGVGKTVLIQEMIQRVAQNHGGVSVFAGVGERTREGNDLIGEMGDAGVLEKTALVFGQMDEPPGTRLRVPLTALTMAEYFRDVENQDVLLFIDNIFRFTQAGSEVSTLLGRMPSAVGYQPNLADEMGSLQERITSTRGHSITSLQAIYVPADDYTDPAPATTFAHLDATTELSRDIASQGIYPAVDPLSSTSRILDPRYVGQEHYDTANRVKAILQRNKELQDIIALIGIDELGEEDKTTVNRARKIQQFLGQNFYVAKKFTGLEGSYVKADETVEAFKRICDGKYDDVPEQAFSGIGGIDDLEHKWHDMQKEYA, encoded by the coding sequence ATGGCACAAAACGAGTCAACGGCTCAGTCCAGCGCGACCTCCGCCGACAAGGCGAACGATCTGAATGCCGGGCGCGTGACGCGCGTCCAGGGTTCGGTGATCGACGCCGAGTTTCCGGCGGGGCACCTGCCCGACATCTACAATGCCCTGAAAGTCAAGATCGGCAACGAGGGAGACACCGAAGGCGAGACCGTCAAGAAGATCACCCTTGAGGTCGAGCAGCAGATCGGTGATTCCACGGTGCGCGCCGTCGCCTTGAAGCCTACCGATGGCCTCGTGCGTGGCGCAACGGTCACCGACACGGGCGGCCCCATCGAGGTGCCGGTCGGCGACGTGACCAAGGGACATGTGTTCGATGTCACGGGCAACATTCTGAACGCGAAGCCCGATGAGCATATCGAAATCAAGCAGCGTTGGTCCATCCACCGCAATCCGCCGGCCTTCGACCAGCTCGAGAGTCGCACCAAGATGTTCGAGACGGGCATCAAGGTCATCGATCTGCTGACCCCGTACGTCGAGGGCGGCAAGATCGGTCTGTTCGGCGGCGCAGGCGTCGGCAAGACCGTGCTGATCCAGGAGATGATCCAGCGCGTGGCGCAGAACCACGGCGGTGTCTCCGTATTCGCCGGTGTCGGCGAACGTACCCGTGAGGGCAACGACCTGATCGGCGAGATGGGCGACGCAGGCGTCTTGGAGAAGACCGCGTTGGTCTTCGGCCAGATGGATGAGCCTCCGGGGACGCGTCTTCGCGTGCCGCTGACGGCCCTGACGATGGCGGAGTACTTCCGCGACGTCGAGAACCAGGACGTGTTGCTCTTCATCGACAACATCTTCCGCTTCACGCAGGCGGGCTCCGAGGTCTCCACGCTGCTCGGCCGTATGCCGTCCGCTGTGGGCTATCAGCCGAACCTGGCCGACGAGATGGGCTCCCTGCAGGAGCGCATCACCTCGACCCGCGGCCACTCGATCACATCGCTGCAGGCCATCTACGTGCCCGCCGACGATTACACCGATCCGGCCCCGGCCACGACCTTCGCTCACTTGGACGCGACCACCGAGCTCTCTCGTGACATCGCCTCCCAGGGCATCTATCCGGCCGTCGACCCGCTCTCCTCCACCTCGCGAATCCTCGATCCGCGCTACGTGGGCCAGGAGCACTACGACACCGCGAACCGTGTCAAGGCGATTCTGCAGCGCAACAAGGAGCTCCAGGACATCATCGCCCTGATCGGCATCGACGAGCTCGGCGAGGAAGACAAGACCACCGTCAACCGCGCCCGCAAGATCCAGCAGTTCCTGGGCCAGAACTTCTATGTCGCGAAAAAATTCACCGGCTTGGAAGGCTCCTATGTCAAGGCCGACGAAACGGTCGAGGCGTTCAAGCGCATCTGCGACGGCAAGTATGACGACGTGCCCGAACAGGCGTTCAGCGGCATCGGCGGTATCGACGACCTCGAGCACAAGTGGCACGACATGCAGAAGGAATATGCGTGA
- a CDS encoding F0F1 ATP synthase subunit epsilon — translation MAGSQMKVNIVASDRPLWSGVAKSVSIPASEGGMGLLPDHEPILTVIDKGTVSAIDVDGNRHSFEVTDGFASFDSNKLTIAVETGVDTKKDPTQAAE, via the coding sequence ATGGCTGGCTCGCAGATGAAAGTGAATATCGTCGCTTCCGACCGTCCCTTGTGGAGCGGCGTCGCGAAGTCCGTTTCCATCCCCGCCAGCGAGGGTGGCATGGGCCTTCTGCCCGACCACGAGCCGATTCTGACGGTGATCGACAAGGGCACGGTTTCGGCCATTGACGTTGACGGCAACCGTCACAGCTTCGAGGTGACCGACGGATTCGCGTCCTTCGATTCCAACAAGCTGACTATCGCCGTCGAAACCGGCGTCGACACCAAGAAGGATCCGACGCAAGCGGCAGAGTAG
- a CDS encoding type II toxin-antitoxin system RelB/DinJ family antitoxin has protein sequence MSNAASSPVSRVQLRMDSGLKEKGERLFRSMGLDFSSAVNMFVAQAVREQRIPFQPSAQTSFERSVLATEDEPLSEPMSLEEVKSRIRHV, from the coding sequence ATGAGCAACGCAGCATCATCTCCAGTATCTCGTGTGCAATTGCGTATGGATTCAGGACTCAAAGAAAAAGGTGAGCGCCTTTTCCGCAGCATGGGCCTTGATTTCAGCAGTGCAGTCAACATGTTTGTGGCCCAGGCCGTGCGTGAACAGCGTATACCATTCCAGCCCTCGGCTCAGACTTCGTTTGAGCGTTCTGTGTTGGCAACTGAAGATGAGCCGCTGAGTGAACCGATGAGTCTCGAGGAAGTGAAGTCGAGGATACGCCATGTATAG
- a CDS encoding type II toxin-antitoxin system YafQ family toxin, with the protein MTKIDKALDALASNDIDLLAGHYRDHKLTGALQGYRELHIEGDWLLVYKKIKETITIVLTRTGTHDTLL; encoded by the coding sequence TTGACGAAGATAGATAAAGCTCTCGATGCTTTGGCAAGCAATGACATAGATTTATTGGCGGGGCATTACCGTGACCATAAACTTACCGGGGCTTTGCAAGGGTATCGTGAATTGCATATCGAAGGCGATTGGCTTTTGGTGTACAAGAAAATAAAAGAGACGATTACCATAGTTCTCACACGCACCGGAACTCACGACACTTTATTGTGA
- the nucS gene encoding endonuclease NucS — MRIIVADCSAVYSGRLNASLPMAKRVLMIKADQSLLIFSELGSYKPLNWMAAPCTIREVTPENEAENGEEGNASTTPKEATETEAMADSDEGAVGDSAVQTTVDAAINIDVAAEPLPEKVFRVASQKSTDVLEVTVQHVYSDETYDLGEDPGLTKDGVEDHLQYYLAAQIERIGKGAKLVRREYPTPIGPVDIMAIDGAGQHVAIEIKRHGGIDGVEQLTRYVKLLNKDPLLAPVRGMFAAQTITPQAKVLATERGFDCLILDYEDMKGTDDDSLRLF, encoded by the coding sequence GTGCGAATTATTGTTGCTGACTGCTCCGCCGTCTACTCCGGGCGGCTCAACGCCTCGTTGCCCATGGCCAAGCGGGTGCTCATGATCAAGGCCGACCAGAGCCTGCTGATTTTCTCCGAACTCGGTTCCTACAAGCCGCTCAATTGGATGGCAGCGCCCTGTACGATCCGTGAGGTGACGCCGGAAAATGAGGCTGAGAACGGCGAGGAAGGAAATGCTTCGACTACACCAAAAGAAGCGACTGAAACCGAAGCGATGGCGGATTCGGATGAAGGCGCTGTTGGGGATAGCGCCGTGCAAACCACCGTCGACGCGGCGATAAACATTGATGTAGCTGCCGAACCATTGCCCGAAAAGGTCTTTCGCGTCGCCTCGCAGAAGTCGACCGACGTGCTCGAAGTGACGGTGCAGCACGTCTATTCCGACGAGACCTACGATCTGGGAGAGGATCCGGGCCTGACCAAGGATGGTGTGGAAGACCATCTCCAGTATTATCTGGCCGCTCAGATCGAGCGGATCGGCAAGGGAGCGAAACTGGTGCGCCGTGAGTATCCGACGCCTATCGGCCCGGTCGATATCATGGCCATCGACGGGGCCGGCCAGCACGTCGCCATCGAGATCAAGCGTCATGGCGGCATCGACGGTGTCGAACAGCTCACCCGTTATGTGAAACTGCTCAACAAGGATCCGTTGCTCGCTCCGGTCCGTGGTATGTTCGCCGCCCAGACGATCACCCCGCAGGCCAAAGTCCTGGCCACCGAGCGCGGTTTTGATTGCCTTATTCTCGACTACGAGGACATGAAAGGTACTGACGACGACAGCCTGCGTCTGTTCTGA
- a CDS encoding FKBP-type peptidyl-prolyl cis-trans isomerase → MSNKHPRTFGRMLAAACAIALSFGLVACGSGSDNSKSADSSSDTQMAGVKATGTLGKKPKITFHTPMTVVNNSYAVLQKGNGAAIKKDNHVCIQGIALNAKDGSEMISTWEKNTPDCSMVMNEDGAGKTYYNVLKDQKINSTIAFGVNDHNKASTSYIMAITLVSQSKPLTKAKGTKVTDVPADLPKVTLDKKGAPSIDFNGYKPGNDLVVQPLIRGTGKKVAETDTIDAHYTGWVMDKDGKPSKFDSSWDRGKSSQFSLQQVVDGWKKGLAGQTVGSQVLLIVPPDLGYGNKAQAKIPANSTLYFVVDILYDYGATQAQQ, encoded by the coding sequence ATGAGCAACAAACACCCCCGAACATTCGGCCGCATGCTCGCAGCGGCTTGCGCCATCGCCCTGTCATTCGGCTTGGTCGCCTGCGGGTCGGGCAGCGACAACAGCAAATCCGCCGATTCCTCTTCCGACACGCAGATGGCCGGAGTCAAGGCCACCGGAACGCTTGGCAAAAAGCCGAAAATCACTTTCCACACCCCCATGACCGTGGTCAATAATTCCTATGCCGTACTGCAAAAAGGGAATGGCGCCGCAATTAAAAAAGACAATCACGTCTGCATCCAGGGCATCGCGCTGAACGCCAAGGACGGCAGCGAGATGATCAGCACCTGGGAGAAGAACACGCCCGACTGCTCGATGGTGATGAACGAGGACGGCGCGGGCAAAACCTATTACAACGTGCTCAAAGACCAGAAGATCAACTCGACCATCGCTTTCGGCGTCAACGACCACAACAAAGCCAGCACTTCGTACATCATGGCGATCACCCTCGTTTCGCAATCCAAGCCGCTGACGAAGGCCAAAGGCACCAAGGTGACCGACGTTCCTGCCGACCTGCCGAAGGTGACGCTCGACAAAAAGGGTGCGCCTTCCATTGATTTCAATGGTTACAAGCCGGGCAATGATCTCGTCGTCCAGCCTCTGATCCGCGGCACGGGCAAGAAGGTCGCCGAAACAGACACCATCGACGCGCATTACACCGGCTGGGTGATGGACAAGGACGGCAAGCCGTCGAAGTTCGATTCCTCGTGGGACCGCGGCAAGTCCTCACAATTCTCGCTGCAGCAGGTCGTCGACGGTTGGAAGAAGGGCCTTGCCGGTCAGACGGTCGGCTCGCAGGTTCTGCTGATCGTTCCCCCGGATCTTGGCTACGGCAACAAGGCGCAGGCCAAGATTCCCGCCAATTCGACGCTCTACTTCGTGGTCGACATCCTCTACGATTACGGAGCCACGCAGGCCCAGCAGTAA
- a CDS encoding tetratricopeptide repeat protein has protein sequence MAAANNSGTNPGISLAGAVDLSSIKHQVQAEPGQAGGAPSAGGYVIDVTESTFQAVLQTSATYPVVLLLWIPTDDRLFAMAKKLGDTINGMKGQLQLARIDINAEPGIAQAFQIKGAPALFALIGGRPMPILEGLPSDEELSQISDTLLPQIVQLAQQAGVTGTAPYSGDPDADAAAGEGADAAEQVPPEHQQAHQLAADGDYAGAAEAYAQVLEANPNDTLAARERSKALLLARSGSADVRVVRAAAAEHPDDVDAQLAVADIDMIGGQIEDAFSRLLDFLAAGHKADLEPVRKRLLEYFAIPAPDDPRLKAARRRLSTLMY, from the coding sequence TTGGCAGCAGCAAACAATTCAGGGACGAATCCGGGCATTTCATTGGCGGGTGCGGTTGATTTGAGTTCGATCAAGCATCAGGTGCAGGCCGAGCCGGGTCAGGCCGGCGGTGCGCCGAGCGCAGGTGGCTATGTCATCGACGTCACCGAATCCACGTTCCAAGCGGTTCTGCAGACCTCCGCCACCTATCCGGTGGTGCTGTTGCTGTGGATTCCCACTGACGACCGCCTGTTCGCGATGGCCAAAAAACTCGGGGATACCATCAATGGGATGAAAGGGCAGCTGCAGCTGGCCCGTATCGATATCAACGCGGAACCTGGTATCGCCCAGGCCTTCCAGATCAAGGGCGCGCCTGCATTGTTCGCGCTTATCGGAGGCCGGCCCATGCCGATTCTCGAGGGGCTGCCGAGCGACGAGGAATTGAGCCAGATCAGCGACACCTTGCTGCCGCAGATCGTGCAGTTGGCCCAACAGGCCGGAGTCACCGGCACCGCGCCGTATTCCGGCGATCCGGATGCCGATGCTGCTGCCGGTGAGGGAGCGGATGCGGCCGAGCAGGTGCCGCCGGAGCATCAGCAGGCCCACCAGCTCGCGGCCGACGGCGACTATGCCGGTGCCGCCGAGGCTTATGCTCAAGTACTTGAAGCGAATCCGAACGATACCCTGGCCGCCCGCGAACGTTCCAAGGCATTGCTGCTGGCGCGTTCCGGCAGCGCGGATGTGCGCGTGGTCCGCGCCGCCGCGGCCGAGCATCCCGACGATGTCGACGCCCAGCTTGCCGTCGCCGATATCGACATGATCGGCGGCCAGATCGAGGACGCGTTCTCGCGCCTGCTTGATTTTCTCGCGGCCGGTCACAAGGCCGATTTGGAGCCGGTGCGCAAGCGCCTGCTCGAGTACTTCGCCATTCCCGCGCCGGACGACCCGCGCTTGAAGGCCGCTCGCCGCCGCCTGTCCACGTTGATGTACTAA
- a CDS encoding PBECR4 domain-containing protein, with product MMGADRVKNLSDAVERLRPIAQAYNDFFLNRHYIFEFANTSIDVHWLKHHFMHLTGLRCDVPLQMRNSYRRRHLQVPSGSEIFYDFLLRNSFGKPEIKAGHNLEIINLKLAALEQLIRMPESVEYIAESGNSKYDFFLGAENWCLGVTCTDEPSIDSDAKVHAPRTAQARSVLSTNITKTGTKPIPIIDTRIIPRLNEN from the coding sequence ATGATGGGAGCAGACAGAGTCAAGAATCTATCTGACGCTGTTGAACGGTTACGCCCCATTGCCCAGGCTTATAATGATTTTTTTCTAAACCGTCATTATATATTCGAATTTGCTAACACTTCGATTGATGTGCATTGGCTGAAACATCATTTTATGCATTTAACAGGTTTGCGTTGTGATGTGCCCTTACAAATGCGAAACAGCTATAGACGTCGTCATTTGCAAGTCCCCTCCGGATCTGAAATATTTTATGATTTTTTATTAAGGAATAGTTTCGGAAAGCCGGAAATCAAAGCTGGTCATAATTTGGAAATCATCAATTTGAAATTAGCGGCGCTTGAACAACTGATCCGGATGCCAGAAAGCGTTGAATATATAGCTGAATCCGGTAATAGTAAATATGATTTTTTTTTAGGTGCCGAAAATTGGTGCTTAGGTGTTACTTGTACCGATGAACCATCAATTGATTCAGATGCGAAAGTTCATGCACCAAGAACAGCGCAAGCAAGGTCGGTTCTTTCTACAAATATAACGAAAACCGGTACGAAGCCGATTCCTATTATTGATACCAGGATTATTCCTCGATTGAATGAGAACTGA